Proteins from a single region of Phormidium ambiguum IAM M-71:
- a CDS encoding 2Fe-2S iron-sulfur cluster-binding protein, which produces MTKTYTVEIQHQGETHTLQVPEDKKILLAAFAAGIDLPSSCNAGVCTTCAAQILSGEVDQTDGMGVSPELQKKGYVLLCVAYPRSDLKIVTEKEDEVYDLQFGQPQK; this is translated from the coding sequence ATGACCAAAACTTACACAGTTGAAATTCAACACCAAGGCGAGACTCACACTCTGCAAGTACCAGAAGACAAAAAGATTCTGCTTGCTGCTTTTGCTGCGGGAATAGATTTGCCCAGTTCTTGCAATGCTGGAGTGTGCACAACTTGTGCGGCGCAAATTTTATCAGGAGAAGTAGATCAGACAGATGGGATGGGCGTTAGTCCTGAACTTCAGAAAAAAGGCTATGTTTTACTTTGCGTCGCTTATCCACGTTCCGATTTAAAGATTGTGACTGAGAAAGAAGACGAAGTTTATGATTTACAATTTGGACAGCCACAGAAGTAA
- a CDS encoding DUF1802 family protein — translation MLQIKLDTAIKLPVPDVEALIQGRMITAMPKMFITPGRVFALCPTDVSTNLLPPEQYYRSNFLPIAQTAITQLNSEKVTIKAWARCELCQMLDNSNSLEIFSQLTIWKKEALQQILSQKPYIFLTHLRVYLSPEPLEISANTQEQFTVLPRSWSVTDASPVMSETAFSKRRHQLENQIPPLHPELEELQSQVAQIAITNPDAEKLEQHIKAFLGWKINPNINSLKIELAWIKTINDLGNATTGGNYQKGTAFEQIVHKSLSFLGFEIDPNAKGGAGGMDLFCLKPYPLVGECKAGQGMPDATSEELIRIGRRHLGKETFEEAVKLIIGPGQPKKQILATAKEFKISIMSPMTLQELVELQAKYPGSVNLIELKPYLEAGQIDYKMKEYIDKVNKEIKLRSHLVTLIKNYLENTRMDSAGVEALHGAYFGSNPPQPLTTSEMREILIELSSPLTGYLGRKKGSDGSDRFYYLRDLPVK, via the coding sequence ATGCTGCAAATCAAACTTGACACTGCTATTAAATTACCTGTCCCGGACGTTGAAGCATTAATTCAAGGGCGAATGATTACCGCTATGCCTAAAATGTTCATAACTCCGGGACGGGTATTTGCTCTTTGTCCAACAGATGTTTCTACTAATTTATTACCTCCTGAGCAATACTATCGCTCAAACTTTTTGCCCATTGCTCAAACTGCCATTACACAACTAAATTCGGAAAAAGTTACAATAAAAGCTTGGGCTAGGTGTGAATTATGCCAGATGTTAGATAATTCTAACTCGTTAGAAATTTTCTCTCAGCTAACAATCTGGAAAAAGGAAGCATTACAGCAGATACTCTCACAGAAGCCCTATATTTTCCTAACGCACTTACGGGTTTATCTATCACCTGAACCATTGGAAATATCTGCAAATACTCAAGAACAATTTACAGTTTTACCTCGTTCTTGGAGTGTTACAGATGCTTCGCCTGTGATGAGCGAAACTGCTTTCTCGAAACGTCGCCATCAGCTAGAAAATCAAATTCCGCCATTACATCCAGAATTGGAGGAATTGCAAAGTCAAGTTGCTCAAATAGCTATTACTAACCCAGATGCAGAAAAATTAGAGCAGCACATAAAGGCATTTCTGGGATGGAAAATTAACCCCAATATTAATTCGTTAAAAATAGAACTTGCTTGGATTAAAACAATCAATGATTTAGGAAATGCGACGACTGGTGGCAATTATCAAAAAGGTACAGCTTTTGAACAGATTGTCCATAAAAGCTTAAGTTTTTTGGGTTTTGAAATAGATCCAAATGCTAAAGGTGGCGCTGGTGGTATGGACTTATTTTGTTTAAAACCCTATCCGCTAGTAGGAGAGTGTAAGGCAGGTCAAGGTATGCCTGATGCTACATCTGAAGAATTGATCAGAATTGGTCGTAGACATTTAGGTAAAGAAACTTTTGAAGAAGCTGTCAAATTAATAATCGGGCCTGGACAGCCAAAAAAGCAAATATTAGCAACTGCAAAGGAGTTTAAGATTAGTATCATGAGTCCAATGACTTTACAGGAATTAGTCGAATTACAAGCAAAATATCCAGGTTCAGTTAATTTAATTGAACTTAAGCCATATTTAGAAGCAGGTCAAATTGATTATAAGATGAAGGAATATATTGATAAAGTTAATAAAGAGATAAAATTACGATCGCACCTAGTAACCCTAATCAAAAACTACCTTGAAAACACACGAATGGATAGTGCTGGAGTTGAAGCTTTACACGGTGCTTACTTTGGTTCAAATCCACCACAGCCATTAACAACAAGTGAAATGCGCGAAATTTTAATCGAACTTTCTTCACCTTTAACGGGATATTTGGGGCGAAAAAAAGGGAGTGATGGGAGCGATCGCTTCTACTACCTCCGCGATTTACCAGTAAAATAA
- a CDS encoding zeta toxin family protein: MPNLIVIAGPNGAGKSTVAPALLQGTLRVNEFVNADAIAQGLSAFAPERVAFQAGRIMLERLEQLANQQVNFAFETTLASRTFAPWIANLQQTGYLFNLIFLWLPSAEMAIARVQQRVTQGGHNVPKETIQRRYEAGIRNFFELYRPLADSWFFYDNPNTANPRLLAAGEKESNINIADAQTWQQIEE; this comes from the coding sequence ATGCCAAACCTAATCGTTATAGCAGGGCCAAATGGTGCGGGAAAATCCACAGTTGCCCCGGCATTATTACAAGGAACACTCCGAGTAAATGAATTTGTAAATGCGGATGCGATCGCACAAGGATTATCAGCATTTGCACCAGAAAGAGTAGCCTTTCAAGCCGGAAGAATAATGCTAGAACGATTAGAACAACTAGCAAATCAACAGGTAAATTTTGCCTTTGAAACTACTTTAGCTAGTCGAACCTTTGCTCCTTGGATTGCTAATTTACAACAAACAGGTTATCTATTTAATCTAATTTTTCTGTGGTTGCCTAGTGCAGAAATGGCGATCGCCCGTGTCCAACAAAGAGTTACCCAAGGCGGTCATAATGTCCCAAAAGAAACTATCCAAAGGCGTTATGAAGCAGGGATAAGAAACTTTTTTGAATTGTATCGACCTCTAGCAGACTCTTGGTTTTTCTACGATAACCCTAATACAGCAAATCCCCGTCTTTTAGCGGCTGGTGAAAAAGAAAGTAATATTAATATAGCAGACGCTCAAACTTGGCAACAAATCGAGGAATAG
- a CDS encoding ADP-ribosylglycohydrolase family protein, translated as MEKITRYRGSLLGLAVGDAVGTTLEFRSPGTFTPIKDMVGGGPFQLIPGQWTDDTSMALCLAESLIEKQGFDPIHQLQKYLQWCNQGHLSSTGECFDIGNTVQQALWRFEDTGEPFCGSIDPLSAGNGSIMRLAPVPLFYAANPEDAIAKAKDSSRTTHGAATAVDACRYLAALIVGAINGISKEELLANRYSPIPNYWENNPLVEEIDEIAQGSFKHRQPPEIKGTGYVVKSLEAALWAFYHSNSFAEGCLLAVNLGDDADTTGAVYGQLAGAFYGEEGIPKTWREKLAKHDLIVSMAEQIFALCW; from the coding sequence ATGGAAAAAATCACCAGATATCGCGGCAGTTTACTTGGCTTAGCAGTAGGCGATGCTGTAGGAACAACCCTCGAATTTAGATCGCCAGGAACCTTTACACCAATTAAAGATATGGTGGGAGGTGGCCCATTTCAACTAATACCTGGACAATGGACAGATGACACTTCAATGGCGCTTTGTTTAGCCGAAAGTTTAATTGAAAAACAAGGATTCGATCCAATTCATCAACTGCAAAAATATCTACAATGGTGTAATCAAGGACATCTCAGCAGCACCGGAGAATGTTTCGATATTGGCAACACTGTTCAACAAGCACTTTGGCGGTTTGAAGATACAGGCGAACCTTTTTGTGGTTCCATAGATCCCTTAAGTGCTGGTAATGGTTCAATCATGAGATTAGCACCAGTACCGCTATTTTATGCGGCTAATCCAGAGGATGCGATCGCTAAAGCCAAAGACAGTTCTCGCACCACTCACGGCGCTGCGACTGCTGTTGATGCTTGCCGATATTTAGCCGCTTTAATTGTGGGCGCAATTAACGGAATTAGCAAGGAAGAATTACTGGCAAATCGCTATTCTCCCATTCCTAACTATTGGGAAAACAACCCATTAGTAGAAGAAATAGATGAAATTGCTCAAGGTTCTTTCAAACATCGTCAACCCCCAGAAATCAAAGGTACAGGTTACGTAGTCAAATCTTTAGAAGCGGCATTGTGGGCATTTTATCACAGTAATTCTTTTGCTGAAGGTTGTTTGTTAGCCGTTAATTTAGGCGATGATGCTGATACAACTGGCGCAGTTTATGGGCAATTAGCCGGGGCGTTTTATGGAGAAGAAGGTATTCCGAAAACTTGGCGAGAAAAGTTAGCGAAACACGATTTAATTGTCTCAATGGCAGAACAAATTTTTGCTCTATGTTGGTAG
- a CDS encoding NACHT domain-containing protein — translation MKHSKQSLRDRNKLLEAVNTEVQARLEQSLHKAIQLHILKQEKPQQIPRLWDVDVKIGKRPTVRLSPQITIPQVFRQSSGKLLILGSQGGGKTTCLLELAEDLIEIAQANFEQPVPLILSLGSWKNNKQSIPDWLISEIKSKYDISLTSIKLLVNNQLILPLLDGLDELDLGQQDLCLKAINQWLSSENRPQSIAVCSKLEDYKKCRTKLRLHGATFLHPLHEQQIQKYLIACRSKELWEVLKDEPQFLELAKNPLLLNIMILAYEELLIQAWKRLNSAQERREYLLNAYVRRMLTWNLKSRYYKEGKEPRPETARSSLVYLATKMNTAKETEVSPDKLDPSWLQTSSQKSLYRLGMILTFGGILGMKKYILRRILSKNNSLPWNYSQFFNYVSERFLLQKIDRNYRFVHEILQEHIAKM, via the coding sequence ATGAAACATTCTAAGCAAAGCTTACGCGATCGCAATAAGTTGCTAGAAGCCGTCAACACCGAAGTCCAAGCACGGCTGGAACAATCATTGCACAAAGCCATTCAGCTTCACATCCTCAAACAAGAAAAACCGCAACAAATACCGCGACTTTGGGATGTCGATGTCAAAATTGGCAAACGTCCAACCGTGAGATTATCGCCTCAAATTACCATCCCTCAAGTATTTAGACAGAGTAGCGGCAAATTACTAATTTTGGGTAGCCAAGGTGGTGGAAAAACTACCTGCTTATTAGAATTAGCAGAGGATTTAATCGAAATAGCTCAAGCTAATTTTGAACAACCTGTGCCACTTATTTTAAGCCTTGGTTCATGGAAAAACAATAAACAAAGTATTCCCGATTGGTTGATTTCGGAAATCAAATCTAAATACGATATTTCCCTAACTAGCATCAAATTATTAGTTAATAATCAACTCATTCTTCCCTTACTAGACGGATTAGATGAATTAGATTTAGGGCAGCAAGATTTATGCCTCAAAGCAATTAATCAATGGTTAAGTTCTGAAAATCGTCCCCAGAGTATTGCTGTTTGCTCAAAGTTAGAAGATTACAAAAAATGTCGGACTAAGTTACGCTTACATGGTGCTACTTTTTTACATCCTTTGCACGAACAGCAAATTCAAAAATATCTCATTGCTTGTAGAAGCAAAGAACTGTGGGAAGTTCTCAAAGATGAACCGCAATTCCTCGAATTAGCCAAAAATCCTTTACTGTTAAACATCATGATTTTGGCTTATGAAGAGTTACTTATTCAAGCTTGGAAAAGGCTGAACTCGGCTCAAGAACGACGCGAGTATTTGTTAAATGCTTATGTCCGACGAATGCTAACTTGGAATCTGAAATCTCGTTACTATAAGGAAGGAAAGGAACCAAGACCAGAAACAGCTAGATCTTCATTAGTTTATTTGGCAACCAAAATGAATACAGCTAAAGAAACGGAAGTCTCCCCCGATAAATTAGACCCATCTTGGCTGCAAACTTCTAGTCAAAAGTCTTTATATCGACTAGGAATGATTTTAACTTTCGGGGGAATTTTGGGGATGAAAAAGTATATTTTACGCCGTATTTTGAGCAAAAATAACTCTCTCCCCTGGAATTATTCTCAATTTTTCAATTATGTCAGCGAACGATTTTTATTGCAAAAGATCGATCGCAATTATCGCTTCGTTCATGAAATTCTCCAAGAGCACATTGCCAAAATGTAA
- a CDS encoding DUF3326 domain-containing protein, with amino-acid sequence MFQRPYTVVLLVPTGIGAAIGGYAGDALPVARAIASVCDRLITHPNVLNGAMLYWPMPNAFYVEGYALDQFAAGNWGLSPVHQNRIGLILDRAIEPELQLRQLQAADAARATLGLNLTEYIVTDAPLGVELRISRSGISWGTIANPDSLLRAAEKLITQARAEAIAVVARFPEDIENLAQDNYRQGKGIDPIAGAEAVISHLIVRTFQIPCAHAPALNSYPPEPNLSPRSAAEEIGYTFLPCVLVGLSRAPQFLGRGAGGQGGRGAESENSPVPSPQYPVPSPQSLTDIWANQVDALVVPATACGGSATLSFSQQGVQIIAVAENQTQIQVPPEPLGMKVLRVNSYLEALGVLVAHKAGIDPSALSPAISSIRSL; translated from the coding sequence TTGTTTCAGCGTCCTTATACAGTTGTATTGCTTGTCCCCACAGGGATTGGGGCGGCAATTGGTGGCTATGCGGGGGATGCCTTGCCAGTGGCGAGGGCGATCGCTTCTGTATGCGATCGCCTCATCACTCATCCCAACGTCCTCAACGGAGCCATGTTATATTGGCCAATGCCCAATGCTTTCTATGTTGAAGGCTACGCTTTAGATCAATTTGCTGCCGGGAATTGGGGACTATCCCCAGTACATCAAAACCGCATTGGCTTAATTCTCGATCGCGCGATCGAACCAGAACTACAACTCAGACAGCTACAAGCCGCTGATGCTGCCAGAGCTACATTAGGATTAAATCTTACCGAATATATAGTTACCGACGCACCTTTAGGTGTGGAACTGCGAATTTCTCGATCGGGAATATCCTGGGGAACGATCGCCAACCCTGATAGTTTACTCCGAGCCGCAGAAAAATTAATTACTCAGGCTAGAGCCGAAGCGATCGCAGTCGTCGCCCGTTTCCCCGAAGATATCGAAAACCTCGCCCAAGACAACTACCGCCAAGGCAAAGGCATAGATCCGATCGCAGGTGCCGAAGCCGTAATCAGTCATTTAATAGTCAGAACCTTTCAAATACCCTGCGCCCACGCCCCCGCCCTCAACTCCTACCCCCCCGAACCCAACCTTTCCCCCCGTTCCGCCGCCGAAGAAATCGGCTACACCTTCCTACCCTGCGTCTTAGTCGGCTTAAGCCGCGCCCCGCAGTTCTTGGGCAGGGGGGCAGGGGGGCAGGGGGGCAGGGGGGCAGAGAGTGAAAATTCCCCAGTACCCAGTCCCCAGTACCCAGTCCCCAGTCCCCAGTCCCTAACAGACATTTGGGCTAACCAAGTAGATGCCTTAGTCGTACCCGCAACCGCTTGTGGTGGTAGTGCTACATTGAGTTTCAGCCAACAGGGAGTGCAAATTATTGCCGTTGCAGAAAACCAAACCCAGATTCAAGTCCCCCCAGAACCGCTGGGTATGAAAGTATTGCGAGTAAACTCATATTTAGAGGCATTGGGCGTTTTAGTCGCCCATAAAGCAGGTATTGATCCATCTGCTCTTAGCCCAGCCATCTCGTCCATTCGTAGTCTTTAG
- a CDS encoding CPBP family intramembrane glutamic endopeptidase, whose translation MKDPLQNEPEIEPLTRSQLLVAMGVTAVILLVVAKIWLQLGSVSLLSIKFTGFDALLGLAIACFISGASSLIYRLWPAYRKSADLYLSLVLKPLLWPDLIWLGLLPGLSEELLFRGVMLPALGLDTSGLVVSSLCFGILHLSGWEQWPYAIWATVVGLLLGFSAIATGNLLVPIVAHILTNLLSSFLWKLDKGGTSNSLN comes from the coding sequence GTGAAAGATCCCTTACAAAACGAACCGGAAATTGAACCCTTGACGCGCTCCCAACTATTAGTTGCTATGGGAGTAACGGCTGTAATCTTGTTGGTAGTTGCGAAAATATGGTTACAGTTAGGTTCTGTTTCCCTTTTATCTATCAAATTCACAGGATTCGACGCATTATTAGGCTTAGCTATAGCCTGCTTCATTAGTGGTGCTAGTTCTTTAATTTATCGTCTGTGGCCTGCTTATCGCAAAAGTGCTGATTTATATTTGAGTTTGGTGCTAAAACCTTTATTGTGGCCCGATTTAATTTGGCTGGGATTATTACCCGGTTTAAGTGAAGAGTTGTTGTTTCGCGGCGTAATGTTACCTGCTTTGGGTTTGGATACTTCTGGCTTGGTGGTATCAAGCCTCTGTTTTGGCATTCTCCATTTAAGTGGTTGGGAACAGTGGCCTTACGCAATTTGGGCAACAGTGGTAGGGTTACTTTTGGGCTTCAGTGCGATCGCCACAGGTAATTTATTGGTGCCGATTGTCGCTCACATTTTGACTAATTTACTTTCTAGTTTCCTGTGGAAGCTAGATAAGGGGGGAACCTCAAATTCTCTAAACTAA